The Methylomonas montana DNA window CCCACGGCACTGCTTATAGCAAGGATTATCTGGAAAAAGTCCAGCCGCCGGCGCGGCGTTCGTCGTTTGCCAATGAAATTAAAAAAGCCGATAAGCTGTATCACAAAACCAGTTCCTTGGTTAAAAGCTTTATGGAAGAAGTGCGGTTTGGCCGGCCGATTAATGCCATGGTGGCTAAAAAAGCCGTGGCCTATTGTGTTGATAGTATTTTAAATGCCCCGGATGCGTTGATGCTGATGACGCAATTACGGAATCGCGACCAATACACGGCTCAGCACAGCATGAACGTTTGTATTTATGCGATTGCCTTGGGTCGGCAGATTAATTTATCGGTCGAAGAACTCAATAATGTCGGTCTATGCGGCATGATGCACGACATGGGTAAGATGCTGGTTCCGCTGGAAATTTTGAACAAACCCGGTCGTCTGACGCTTGACGAGTTGGGGGTCATGCAAAGCCATGCCGCCAAGGGCTGGCAACTATTGGTCGACACTATCGGTATGTTTCCGGGGGCTATCGATGTGGCTTATATGCACCATGAGCGCTTGGATGGCAAAGGGTATCCTCGGCAACTGAGAACCGAGCAAATCACGCCTTATTCGCGGATGGTGGCGATTGTCGATATGTACGATGCGGTGAGTAGCGATCGTATTTATCAGAAAGGCCGATCGCATCTCGAAGCCATCAAGGTGCTGACGGAGGCAGGCAATTTTGGCCATCTCGATTCCGGGCTGGCCATGAAATTTATCGAGTGTTTAGGCATTTATCCGGCTGGTAGCTTGGTGGAGCTTGCCGATGGCGAGGTGGCGATGGTGCTGGAGGTTAATCCCAAGGCCAAACTCAAGCCAAAAATCCTGATGTTGCAGGATGTGAATAAAAAGCCCTGTAACGAGTTTGTGGTCGATCTGGCCATGGTCAGCCAAAATGCCGATGGCCGGCAGCTTAGCATTAAGAAAGTCTTGCGGCCCGACGAGTGCGGCGTCGATTTGCTCAAATACTACCAAGCGGGTTTGCTGCAAAAAAGCTGGGCAGGCACAGAGGCTTAAGTCGTCGGTTATCAATCTGCTGGCGTTACCCTTCGACGGTCAGCGGATTGCTGTGTTCAAAAGCCTCGCAACACT harbors:
- a CDS encoding HD-GYP domain-containing protein — translated: MESNSNNFLVDSVELVKINAKDLRVGMYVSKLDRPWLETNFWFQGFELKNQADVEAVQKQCDFVYIDVSKQTQVQRYVSHGTAYSKDYLEKVQPPARRSSFANEIKKADKLYHKTSSLVKSFMEEVRFGRPINAMVAKKAVAYCVDSILNAPDALMLMTQLRNRDQYTAQHSMNVCIYAIALGRQINLSVEELNNVGLCGMMHDMGKMLVPLEILNKPGRLTLDELGVMQSHAAKGWQLLVDTIGMFPGAIDVAYMHHERLDGKGYPRQLRTEQITPYSRMVAIVDMYDAVSSDRIYQKGRSHLEAIKVLTEAGNFGHLDSGLAMKFIECLGIYPAGSLVELADGEVAMVLEVNPKAKLKPKILMLQDVNKKPCNEFVVDLAMVSQNADGRQLSIKKVLRPDECGVDLLKYYQAGLLQKSWAGTEA